One Balnearium lithotrophicum genomic window carries:
- a CDS encoding integrase core domain-containing protein: RSPKTNAHVERFIQTVEKELWMIEGTEPTVDEMNRKLFRYLNFYNFVRPHQGLGYKTPVEKFEEYIKKLQGVHHVLNENIHLPWIVGCTKFNLGG, from the coding sequence AGGTCTCCCAAGACCAATGCACATGTTGAAAGGTTCATACAGACGGTGGAGAAGGAACTGTGGATGATAGAAGGGACTGAGCCGACAGTTGATGAGATGAACAGGAAGTTATTTAGGTATCTAAACTTTTACAACTTCGTTAGGCCTCATCAAGGTCTTGGTTATAAGACTCCAGTAGAGAAGTTTGAGGAATATATTAAAAAACTCCAGGGTGTCCACCATGTATTGAACGAGAACATCCATTTGCCTTGGATTGTGG